CAATATGGAGTTAGGGTTACTCGTGACGGGCGGTAAGTTGCCTGGGGAAGTGGAGAGGCATTTTGAGAGGCTAATTGCCGATGGAACGTTAGTAAAGGTTTAGTCATTAATGCTCATACGCTTCGACTTACCATTTAGGAGTTTTTTCCCTTATTAACAAATTGGATTAAGTATCAGGCGAAATAAAATTTGCCAAAACTTAGATCTGGCTCGCGTCGGCAACTCAATTTTTAACTGCGTTAATCGTGTCCATTTTGGACAGTCTCATCAGTCTTATGGAAGTGGTAATGTACTACAGGCTTGTTTCTCTGAGTATCCATCAGGGCCCAAACGAGCGATAAGATCCAGCCAATGAGGATGATGCCCAAAAAGAAGTTAAGGCAAAAGAGTGCCAGCAAATTGGCATGTCCGCGATACCAGGCGATAATGGACGGAGTAAAGTAGAAGGCGAGGGCAAACGGGAAAAGAATCAATCTCTTAATACGACGCGCGAGAATTTCATCGTCATACGCATCCTGGCTAGGCTGGAGTGACTCATTCAGGGATGCGATCGAGGCATCGGTCTGCTTGTCCGTCGCGGATCGCCGGTCATATTTGGCACTTGTCGGCTTAGGGGTATTGGCGACAGCAGGCGTTTTTGTGTGATGGTAGCGATAATACATGACGCCAGTGAATACGCACCCCAGAAATAGGCCTAGGATCGCCACAACCAATCCAATTGGAAACGGTCGTGAAGTCCCCTGGGGTATCTTCGCAATTGCTGGCACGTAGAACGCACTGCTACAATCCGGGCAGTCCATCATTTTATTGGATTTATGATCGGGAATTACTAGCTTCGAGTGGCAGTACGGGCAAGGGAAGTTGATGGGCATCTCATTTTCCATGGGATAAATATTTATAAACATCCTATCAAGTAAAGAACTGGAATCAATTGCTTTAGCTCTGGTTGGATCTCGAAGCATAATCGATGGTATGAACGAAAGATGTTCTCAATTGGTCCAGATTAAGCAAGTCCGAAAAATGGTTGTCCAGTTGCGAAATTCACTGCCTACCATTTTTAAGGAATTGGAAATTGCACGATGAAAGCGCTCTCAATTTTACAGCCTTATGCCTGGGCAATCATTCACGGGAAGATCAAGACTGTGGAAAATCGAACCTGGGCTACATCATATCGTGGACGAATTGCAATCCATGCTGGAAAGGCAGCGACTTGCCGAGAGGATTGCCAGCCTGATATATGGAACGGTGGCAGACTCCTTACGATGCCAGCCTACCCTCCTACCTGGAAGCAGCTACAGAGAGATGGTCAATTAGGAGCCATCATAGGATTCGTGGACCTGATTGACTGTGTAAGGTTCGAGGAGCTGCCTGAAGAGTATCAGTCGGATTTCGCCCAAGGGCCGTATTGCTGGCTCTTACGCAATCCCAGAGCTATCCAATCCCCTATTCCTTACACAGGGCAAGTCAGGCTGTTCAACGTGCCAGACGAATACCTTGAATTAGAGCAAATTGGAAAATGCGAAAAATAATGCTTCTGAAGAGTTGCTTGCAACATGACCAAAACTGGGCGAAATAGGACTTTTTAATCGCAGTGTAGATCACTGACAATTAAAGCACTATTGTGCTGCAGAAACGAATACTCTGTACGATCGGCAAATAGTAGCATTACTTTTGCGTTGCGAATATCTATCCAAAATGGACAAGCAAAGCTTGATTGATCAAACAATTATCAGAATTGTGGCTCAAGTAGAGCCACTTTATATCTTTCTTGTCTGACCTACCCCAATTCTAAATGAACTCGCCGGATCAGTTTGATTGGGCTAGGAACCGAAATTTTAACGCATTGCGATTCGACGAGTAGCAACCGCTGGGAATGCTCAAAATAATTTGCACTCCTATGCATATACTCTTGCAAGCAACTACTTGGACAAATGGAGTCCTCGACGCGGATCGGCTAGTATTGAGATTTCTAAATTATTTACACACTGTTGCATATACTCTTTTAACGAAGACAAAACATGCGAGGTGCAAAATGACCGAAGAGTTACGTTTAAATTTGCAAAGCCAGGGAAGCAATTATTCCTGTAATGCAATTACTGGAACATACGACACAAAAGACTTGGCAGTATTACTCAAATCATCAGAACGGCATATCCGTCGCATGGATGCTCTGGGTGAAATACCCGGTCGAATCAAGTTCGGTCGGTCAGTTCGGTACTCGAAAATCAAAATTGATAACTGGCTTTCTGGGGAAGGCAAATAACATCACTTGTCGGGATGGTTCCGGTCATCCCGACTCTCCTTAATCAATCAATAATTTGCTGAGGCAGTATTTGAAAAATACCATGATAACGGCCTTAACATTGAGATCAACGTTTCCAATACAGGGAACGAAATATTGTGGTTTTCCATTTAAAAAAACGAGTTCTACGAATCTGCTGGGCCAACCCGTAACATTTCTGTCTGGGAGTGCGGAACATGAATGAGTGCGATCGACTACTAAAATTCAAATCGTTTCACGAAATCTCCGAGAGCAAAATGGAATGGCTCTGGCGAGGTCGCATACCGAGAGGAGTACTTGTCGGATTGATAGGTATGCCGGGCGTGGGGAAATCCTTGATCTGTGTCGATATTGCTTCGCGCATAACAAAAGGCGTTGAACTGCCTTTCGATTCAACACCGCGAGATCCTGAGAACGTGCTATGGATTTCTGCTGAAGAAGATGCTTCAACGATAATTAAACCTCGGCTCGGAGTGGCAGGGGCTGTTATGTCAAAAGTATTCTTTTTCACAGGTGCAGATAAATGCGACTCTATGCTGGCACTTCCTCTAGATGCCAAACGATTAGAGGACGCGCTGACGGAGCACGACGCTAAAATGGTCGTAATCGATACTGCAACCTCTGTACTTGAATCGCGATTATCTCACAACAGTGACAAAGATGTTCGAGAGGCTTTACTCCCACTTTCAAAGGTCGCTTCAGAAACTGGTGCGGTATTCATATTGATTCGGCATACAAACAAGCGGAATGGTGAAAGTGCGTCTAATCGCGGCATAGGCAGTCGCGCGTGGGAAGGTGTTTGTCGGAGTGTCCTTTTCGTGGGGACCCATCAAGAAAGTCAACAAAAAGCTGTTGGGGTGATGAAACTTAATTGTGGCCAGATCCCCCCACCGCTTACTTACGCCATACAAGATCAAGTAGGAACAGGTTTGATCCAATGGGGTAAAGAGGCTCCAAATATCACCTGTGACGATTTGGCGACGCTACCAGCTATCAGTTCGGGCAGAAGCCGCGGGCGACCGTCCAAAACGAACCGAGATAGTGTAGAGGATCTGAAAACAATCTTTGGAGAACGACTCGACGTGGATTCTTCAGAAATTGAGGATAAGATGAAGAACTATGGGCACTCTAAAGGGGCAATAGCTCATGCGAGAAAAATGCTAAAAATAAAATCGTTAAAAGTAGATCACAAGTGGTTTTGTCGTATGCCACCAGAGCAACTTTCATCTCCCCTAAATGAACATCCACCTCGATGCGATAACATTCCGGAAAGTTGAAAATTCTAGAATATGCAATAGAAATTGCACGTTTCAGGAACTTCCTGAAATACTCTCGCCATAGGGTGGGATTCCGGGAAGTTGGGTTTCCTCAAAATAGAATTCACAGATTTATAACTGACATGGCGCGCTGCTAGAGGTGGCGCTATAATCCTAAAACCCTTATCGGCCCGGGCGAAAGTGTCCTGAGTGCTTACCCTCGTTTTCAGTCCATTAATGGAAGGCAAGCAAAGTGAAACCATTTAGAAAAAAGTGGAGCCATTGGGAATTAGATGGGCAGCGCGTTAAAGCTGAGACACCCAATGCTAAGAAGATCACGACTGTTTCAAAGAAATGGTACGGGCTGATCGGACAGAAGCAGGTCTCACTCTCCGAAAATCACCAACAATCTTGCCTGATGTTGAAAAAGTTGCAAGGTGATGGTGCCTTGCGAACGGTTGGTTTAGTCGATCCGCATGCGAAGCATCTAGATAAGCCCTTAATTGAGCATCTGAATGATTACGCAACGATGCTCCATGGAAAAGGTGCAACTGCAGGTCATGTAAAGCAAAAGATAAGTCGACTTACCGCCATGCTAAGAGATTGTGAATTTAAAACAGTTCGGGAAATCGATATTGGCCGAATAACAGAATGGCTGACGATCAAACGCAAGAATAGCTCGGCGCCGATACTTCCGACCAAAATAACGGAATTTACCCCAATACAGGCAACTGTGCTTCTTGGCATTTCAGGGACTGCACTCAGAGCAAAAATAAAACGATTAGGTCTTCCTGCCACTGGCAAAGGTAAGTCGCGCAAGTATCCCAGATCGACGCTAGAGTTCATCCTTGAAAAGACGAGCCAGGGGATTGGTCCTGCAACCGCCAATTGCTATGTGGCTGCTGCGAAGTCTTTCGGGAACTGGCTGCGAAAATCCCGACGGTCTCCTATAAACCCTTTTGAAAACTTGGTTAGATTGAATGAATCTGGGGATATTCGACGAAAACGAAGCGAATTCTCGGTAAGCGAACTTCAGGAACTTTTGCAAACAACTCGCTTCAGTAAGCGAATCTACCGTGGACTGACTGGAGAAGATCGCTATCAGCTTTACCTTACCGCCTATGCAACCGCATTTAGAGCTACTCCTCTTTCCAAGTTAACTCCAGAGGATTTTCACTTCGATGCTGAGCTACCTTATGTCGCGCTAGCGGCTCGACACAATAAATGCTTGAAAGCGAAGGACCAACCTCTGATTGACTCAGTGCTGCCAACCCTAAAACCCTACATTTCTACCAAACCGAAAGGGCTCCCCATCTGGGGTGGGACATGGGCAAAGGACCACAAGGGCGCTGAAATGTTGCGGGGTGATTTGGAAGAGGCAGGGATTCCGTACACTCTCGAAGGACCACACGGAGTAGAATATCGCGATTTTCACGCTCTAAGACATTCGGCACTGACTCATGCTGGCCGAGCGGGGATGAACCTCATGGACATTCGAGAGATGGCAGGGCACGGAGACGTAAAAGTTACCCAGCGTTATGTGCACCGTCGTTTAGATGATGTAGCGGGTAGCATGAATAAGTTGCCAAACATCCTAACTCTAGAGGGTAGCGAACGAGTCTTGGTTTCCTCTTCTATGGCTAGCGGGAAAAAATCTGCATCCATTCTGCATCCATATCCAGACGGCATTCCGGTTCATTCCCCATCATCCTCTGACAATAAACAGACAATTCCAGATAAGGGGCTACAAACGACAAAACCCCTGATTTCTCAAGGGTTTAGTGACCTACAGCCATCTTGCGACAGGTTGGGACAAAACGAGGATGACGGGACTCGAACCCGCAACCTCCGCCGTGACAGGGCGGCGCTCTAACCAATTGAGCTACATCCCCAACCGATAGCTAAATATAAGCAGCCGACCCTCGCGCAGCAAGACCCCTCGACACATTTCCTTCACCGGTTTTGCCCCGCTCGTGGTACAATCCCTAAGAGCGTTTACCCGCCGCCCAGGTTCGCCCCGAAAATCTCCCGCTAACGAGGGTGCTCGGTTATGTACTTTATCTTCGTCGTCCTCTTCAGCTTTTTCTGCCTGTTTCAGGCTCCGCGCGTTCAGTCTCCCGATAAAGAGCTGAACAAGTTCGAAAAAGAAATCGTGGCCTTCGAAGAACTGGACAAAAAACAGCCCGTGAAAACCGGCGGCATCCTTTTCGTCGGCAGCTCCACCATCCGCAAATGGAAACTCTCCAATAATTTCCCGGACCGAAGCGATCTGATCAACCGCGGCTTCGGCGGCTCCGAGATTTCCGACAGCGTGAAGTACGCCAACCGAATTATTATCCCCTACAAACCCCGACAAATCGTCTTCTACGCCGGGGATAACGACCTGGCCAACTCCAAAAAGCCGGAAACCCTGCTGGAAGACTATCGTCAACTCGTTAAAGTGATTCGCCAGAGCCTGCCCGATACGGAGATTCTCTTTCTCTGCATCAAGCCGAGCCCGAGCCGGGAGAAACTACTACCCTTTCAAAATCAGGCTAACGCCTTGATCGAGGCCGAGATTCAGAAAGACCCCAAGTCGAAATTCATCGATTTTCGCAAAGCGATTTTAGATCGCAACGGCATGGCCAAGCCCGAGCTGTTCGAGAAAGATCTGCTGCACCTGAATTTGGACGGCTACATGCAAGTGGCCGAGGTGCTCAAACCGTACTTGAAATAACTGAATTAGAATTTTAGCCCGAGTCGTAGCTGAACGTACGCGCTCGGCTTCACCGCGACGCGGTCGTAGTTTTCATCGTTGTAAGTCCGGCCGCTGAAATAAAGCTGATCGAAGATGTAGCCGCCCTGTACGTCCAGCATGATATGCAGGGGGGCTTCCCAGCGGGCCCCGATGCTCAACCGTTTGTCGTAGGAGAACAGAAAATTGTCTGTGATAACGCGATCGGCCAGCAGATAAGCATCGTTATTCCATTCGAACCCGGTAAACAACTGCACCTGATCCGTCAATTCGTAGAAGAGATACGATTTCACGCGTCGGATCGGCAGGTAGCCGGCTTCCAGGCGCCATTTTTCGCAGAATCGCCAGCGAATATCGAACGGAACCCCAATATTGACCTGCAAATCCTTGGAAGGATTCCACTGGTAGGCAATCCCGGGTAGCGGATAGGGAATTTCGCTGACCGGCTGATAGAAGACCGAAAAGAGCCAGGCGTCGCCATTGTCGCGCGGCGTTTTCAGATAAGCCGTTACAAACGGATTCAATTCGTGAAAACTGTGAAAAGGCTTATCGCTCGGCGTACCGATGTCCGCCTCGATGCCGAAGATCCAGCCATTTTCGAACTGATGTCGAAAGAACAGCCCGGGATCGACGTCATATAAGTGTTTGGGGAACGGTACCCGGCTATTGGGCAGCATTGCAGTCGTGTTGAAATTGAGAGCCCGCATGCTGAGCGTGAAAACCAGCAGCCAGGTTTCATCTTGCTTGTAGAGCGGGACATTGACATCCATGTCCTGTCGCAGATAGCTCATGCTGGCGTTCTGGCCGTAGACTTTGCTGCGAAAAGTCTGTTGAACCGAGTAATCGACCGGGAAGAATCCGGCCTGACCCAGAAAGGTCGAGGGCGTTTGGATGGCGATAGGCCCCGGGCTTTCGCCGATGTCGTCCTTTTCCCAGCCGGGGGTATTTGGATCTTTGCTTTTATCCGAGATCTTTTTGTCGATTTCCGGACGATCCGCCGGTTCGAGCGTACCCCACTGGGTCTGCTGACCGGCTGCCACCGGAGCCCAGCAGAGCATGAAAAAAGACAAAAGAAGACTGACCCGCGTCCCTGCGGGTAATCGGAAAATCATGAGGAGTAAATAATGAGATAGTGCCGGAGAAGCAAGATCAAACGGCAAGCGCGACAAAAACGGCAATTTTAAAGTCTTGAACGGACACTTTCTCTCAGTTTTTCATCACATAATCCGGGTAGAATACGTTATGCGGGATAGATTCCGGATTCCCGTTCCTTCCGAATAGGGGGCCGACTATGGCTCTCACCAGTGTTGATCGGACTTTACTGAGCCGCTGCCTGAAACACGATGTCGGCGCCTGGAATGATTTTGTCGACCGATTTCTCGGTCTGATCTATCATGTGGTGCGTTACACCGCCCATTTGCGCAGCACTCCTCTGAACGCCGAGGAAGTGGAGGATTTGGCTCAGGAGATCCTTCTGCAAATCATTTCCGACGATTACAAGATCCTCCGCCAGTTTCGCGGCAAAAGCTCCCTGGCGACCTATTTGACCGTGATTGCCCGCCGAATCTGCGTTCACGAACTGATGCGTCGGCAGGCTACCCGGAAACCGCTGCCACCGGAGATGCGGAAATCGAATCCGGAAATGGAAATCTCGGCCGCCGAGCGTGTGGGACTGGATAAGCTGGAGGAAGTTCAGAAGCTGATGCGTAAATTGCCGACGAAAGAACGGCAGATCGTCCGGCTGTTTTATCTGGAGGGCCGGACTTACGAGGAAATTAGTACGGTTCTCGATGTGCCGGTGAATTCCATCGGCCCGGTTCTTACCCGGGCCCGCAAGCGACTAAGACATTATTCCGATCAGCAGGCCGAGAAGAAGCGGCAAGCCGCCCTCGCCCGGCAGCAGAACGGCGAATAAGGTGCTTGACGAATTTACTTACTTTTTGCGTTTATAAACGGACGAGAACGTCGGATCTTTGCCGTCACCAGAGTACATGGTGAAGTTGATGGTGTTATCGTCCACGAATTCCAGCACGCTTTTTTGCTTTTCCATTTTGCCGTCCATGCCTCGACCTTCCCCGGTCATCGTCAGGGTCTTTTTGGCTTTATCGTAAGTCCCTTCCGAAGTGGTGGGTAGGGTAACCATATTGTCGAACCAGACAGTCAGGTATTTTTTCTTCTGATCGTCGTAAGAATTCATGCCGTGGCCCTGGTATTTAAATCCGCCAAAATCCACGCTCAAATCGTTGGCGATCCAGACGCCGTTCAATTCAGATTTATAAGTGATGGTTCCCAGAGATTCGTTTCCGCCATCTTTCATACTGATGTTCCAGGTGCCGACTAATTTTTTCAGAACATCGTATTCTGGGCCTTGTTTAGGTGGTTCCTGCCCTCGGGCACCAGAAACGCCCAAAAACAAAAGCGCCAGGGCCAGAGTGATCAAATTTCGCTTCTTCATAACGCACTCCCAAATGAAATAGCCGCCCTTGGGACACTCGCCGAATGAGCCGCTATGGTATTGGTCTTCCGTGAATATCCAGGTACCCAGCTCCTGGAGCGACAGTATTGTGTATTAATGTACACTACACTATTGGCCGTGGCTAGCCAATTACTTCAAAAGTTTTCGAAGGTGACGGCGATTTACGCCGACCAATCCTCCGGCTGCATGACCTCGATCATATCTTCTGAAGGGAATTGCTTCACGGAAAATCGCGGCGGGTAGACATCCAACAGCTCGATGGAGTCTCTGGCAACGGCCTGCAAGCGTTCCCAGCGGACGAAGCGCAGTTTCTCTTTCTCCGAATCGTACAACGAGACGTAATCGGCCTGGGGCAGCCAGCTCGGCACGTCCTTGGTCCAGACGCAATAGCTGAGGAATTCTCCCTGCCGTTCCAGAACGGTCAGGGAAGCCACGAAGATATCGAGCCCCAGTTTTTCGTGCTGTTTATCGAGCAGCGTCTTCTGCTCAGCGTACTCACTCGCGAGATACCCCAGTTCCAGTTTCTTAAATTCGCCCCGATGCGGGTGCTCAACCGGCAAGAGCCAGGTTTCCCAGCGGTCCCCAATCAAGCGGATGGGAATCGGGCAAAGCGGCCGGGCTTCGTTTTGTTTGGTGCGGGCGATATCCAGCATCATCCTCAGACCTTCAGTATCCTCCGAGCCGGTGAGCAACAAGCAATCACGGCTCAGGGGCAAGGCCATCGGGTCGCCTTGGAATTTCAATTCGCGAATGCGAGCCTTATTGAGAATCCGGGTGCCATCGTAAGCATCTCCGGTCTCCAGAACGTACAGTTTCTCATTCAATTCCATCATGACGGCGGGCAGATTTTTCAGATTTTCCAGTGCGATTTGAAACGCTTCTTCGAACGTGACGCCCCAGTGGTTCAGATTATCCTGATTCACAAAGCGTATAGTTGTCGGCAGATCGTAAACCAGGCAGATGATTAAATGATCGGTCAACGGCAGCATCGGCAACTCGAATTTGTCGCTGCCGGCCAATTCCTGTTCCAACTTGAATACTTCGATCAGAGCGCGTGAGCGAACGGTAGGCAGGAGATCCGGTTTGACGTCTTCGAATTCTTCCGGAGTTTCCATCGGATTGAGCAATCCTCTGCAAACGCGATCCAGCATGCTATTGCGAACCGACTTGGGCAGGTTACAATATTCGATGTAGAGATTGCGGAGATTGGTGATGCCGGCCTGCTCGCCCTCTTCGGTATGGATCAGCCGAAATTCCTTCGGATCGTATTGGCAAGGGCGTTTGTCGCCGGCTTTGCGTAAGGCGTTGAGCAGGATTTTCGCAAACTGGTCCTGACTGGGCGGGCCAAAGAATCGGCTGAACAATCCCATGGAATACTCTCCCGCCGGTTTGAATCTGACTGTTTGAGATAGGAGATCCCTGTCTGAGTACCATCCGGAAATATACCCCCAAAACAGCAGGCAATCAGTCATCAATAAGTAGTGAAAATAGCGTTTTGATGATTCCCCCCCGCGGATATTCGACCGCTCGCGACGGCCATAGAATAACGAAATATTAACTCTCCCCAACACCCCCAGGTTCGGAGCTTTCCACCATGCGATTGGGTTGTTTGGCCTTTGTTCTGCTCCTGCCGGGCCTCTTACGAGCCGCTCCGCCCGTTTCTTACGGTCGGGATGTCCGACCGATCCTGTCCGAGAACTGTTTCTACTGCCACGGACAGGATACCAACCACCGCAAGGCCGATCTGCGCCTGGATACGGCCGAGGGGCAGAAAGCTGAAAAGCTCATCATCCCCGGTAAGCCGTCGGAGAGCGAACTGGTGCAGCGCATCCTGAGCCACGATGCCGATAAAATGATGCCGCCGCCCAAATCGAATCGCAAACTGACCGATGCCCAAAAAGAAATTTTGCAGCGCTGGATCGCCGAAGGAGCCAAATTCGAAGGGCACTGGGCATTTCAAACGCCGGTCCGCCCGGCCGTGCCCAAAGTTGCTTCTGTCAGCAATCCGATTGATGCCTTCATTCGATCCAAGTTGGCCGCTGAAAAAATCTCCCCGGCATCCGAAGCCGAAAAAACGGCTCTCATTCGTCGGTTGACGCTCGATCTCATCGGCTTACCACCGACCCCGGAGGAGGTCGATGCCTTTCTGAAAGACACATCAGCCAATGCTTATGAGAAAGTCGTCGATCGATTGTTGGCTAATCCGCACTACGGCGAGCGCATGGCCCTGCCCTGGCTCGATGCCGCCCGCTACGCCGACAGCAATGGCTTCCAACAGGACGGCGATACTTTCCAATGGGTCTGGCGCGATTGGGTCGTCAAAGCGTTGAACGACAATATGCCCTACGATCGTTTCAGTATCGAGCAACTGGCCGGCGACTTGCTACCCAACGCCACGCTCGATCAAAAAATCGCATCGGCCTTTAATCGCAATCACCTGGTCAACGGTGAAGGCGGCGCCATCCCGGAAGAGCAGCGTTTCAACATTCTTTTTGATCGGGTGGATGTGACCGCAACCAATTGGCTGGGCTTGACAATGGCGTGCTGTCAGTGCCACGACCATAAATACGATCCGCTGACCCAGAAAGATTATTATTCGCTGTTGGCGGCCTTCAACAACGTGAGCGAAAACGGGGCCGCGGGCTACCAGTCTTCCAAGACGCGCGTTTCGCCTCCTTTCATTGAAGCTCCTTCGCCGGAACAAAAAGCCATGGCCGCTTCGCTCGATAAAATCGCTGGCGATTTGCGCAGCGCGTTGACCGAAAAGCAAAAGCTTTGGGAACTGCGTGCCAAGAACGACAAAAAACTGGAAGCGATCCTGAAGAATCCGGCTCAAGCGAAGACTCATTTCGAGGAGAAGGTGGAAGCGAAACTGGCCGAGCTGGTGAAAGCGGCCGAAGCGGAAGCGCGAAATTATAAGGCGGATGAAATTCCCAAAGTCATGATCATGGCCGATGATCGACCGCGGGAAAGCCATATCCTCGATCGCGGCGAGTATCTCAAAAAGAAAGAAAAAGTCACCTTCGCCGTACCGGCCACCTTACCCCCACTGCCCAAAGAGGCTCCCAAAAATCGGCTCGGCCTGGCCCGCTGGCTATTCACTCCCGAACATCCCCTAACGGCCCGCGTGGCGGTCAACCGGATGTGGCAAACCTTCTTCGGCGTCGGTCTGGTGAAAACCAGTGAAGACTTCGGGGTGCAGGGCGATGTTCCTCTACAAGCGGAATTGCTCGATTGGCTGGCCGTGGAGTTTCGCGAGTCGGGCTGGAACGTCAAAAAAATACATCGACTGATCGTGACCAGTGCCACTTATAAACAAAGCTCGCGCGTTTCCGCCGAAGTTTTAGCCAAGGATCCGGAAAACCGATACCTGACCCGCTTTCCACGCGTCCGGCTGCCGGCCATGATCCTACGCGATCTGGCCCTGGCGACGAGCGGTTTACTCGATTTGCGCATCGCCGGTAAACCTGTCTATCCTTATCAGCCCGACGGTATCTGGGAGACGCTGGCAATCACCAAGGAACGCGATTTCACTTATCCGAACTCGAGCGGTGCCGATCTCTATCGCCGCAGCCTCTACACCTTCTGGCGACGGACGATCAGCCCGGCCAATATGTTCGATGCCTCGGCCCGGCAGGTCTGCAAAGTGAAACCTTCCGTAACCAACACGCCGTTGCACGCTCTGACGACCTTGAACGATCCGACTTGGACCGAAGCCGCCCGGGCTCTGGCCGTCAAGACGGTCAAGAGCGAGGCGAATACCGATGGCCGGCTGGCGTACATCTATCGTCGTGTCCTGTCTCGAGCGCCTACCGAGAAGGAAAAGAAGATTCTGCAGCGAATGCTCGACGAACAGACCGCCTTCTACAAGAAGGATGAACCGGCCGCGAAAAAATTGCTGAGTGTCGGCGCCAGCCCGATGGACCCCAGCGTCGATGCAGTGACCCAGGCGGCCTGGACCAACCTCTGTCTGGCGATTTTCAATTTGGACGAAGCTCTCACCCGCGAGTAATGAACATGGAACCAATCATTGCGGATACCTTCGCTCGCATGACCCGTCGGCAGATGTTCGGTCAATCCGCGACCGGTCTGGGCCTGGCGGCACTCGCGACCTTGCTGGGAGAAGAGACTCAAGCCGCCGATAAGAAGCCGGGTCAACCGGGGCTGCCCGGCTTGCCGCACCACGCGGCCAAGGCCGATCG
The genomic region above belongs to Telmatocola sphagniphila and contains:
- a CDS encoding RNA polymerase sigma factor codes for the protein MALTSVDRTLLSRCLKHDVGAWNDFVDRFLGLIYHVVRYTAHLRSTPLNAEEVEDLAQEILLQIISDDYKILRQFRGKSSLATYLTVIARRICVHELMRRQATRKPLPPEMRKSNPEMEISAAERVGLDKLEEVQKLMRKLPTKERQIVRLFYLEGRTYEEISTVLDVPVNSIGPVLTRARKRLRHYSDQQAEKKRQAALARQQNGE
- a CDS encoding AAA family ATPase — translated: MNECDRLLKFKSFHEISESKMEWLWRGRIPRGVLVGLIGMPGVGKSLICVDIASRITKGVELPFDSTPRDPENVLWISAEEDASTIIKPRLGVAGAVMSKVFFFTGADKCDSMLALPLDAKRLEDALTEHDAKMVVIDTATSVLESRLSHNSDKDVREALLPLSKVASETGAVFILIRHTNKRNGESASNRGIGSRAWEGVCRSVLFVGTHQESQQKAVGVMKLNCGQIPPPLTYAIQDQVGTGLIQWGKEAPNITCDDLATLPAISSGRSRGRPSKTNRDSVEDLKTIFGERLDVDSSEIEDKMKNYGHSKGAIAHARKMLKIKSLKVDHKWFCRMPPEQLSSPLNEHPPRCDNIPES
- a CDS encoding DUF1444 family protein, which gives rise to MGLFSRFFGPPSQDQFAKILLNALRKAGDKRPCQYDPKEFRLIHTEEGEQAGITNLRNLYIEYCNLPKSVRNSMLDRVCRGLLNPMETPEEFEDVKPDLLPTVRSRALIEVFKLEQELAGSDKFELPMLPLTDHLIICLVYDLPTTIRFVNQDNLNHWGVTFEEAFQIALENLKNLPAVMMELNEKLYVLETGDAYDGTRILNKARIRELKFQGDPMALPLSRDCLLLTGSEDTEGLRMMLDIARTKQNEARPLCPIPIRLIGDRWETWLLPVEHPHRGEFKKLELGYLASEYAEQKTLLDKQHEKLGLDIFVASLTVLERQGEFLSYCVWTKDVPSWLPQADYVSLYDSEKEKLRFVRWERLQAVARDSIELLDVYPPRFSVKQFPSEDMIEVMQPEDWSA
- a CDS encoding PSD1 and planctomycete cytochrome C domain-containing protein; translation: MRLGCLAFVLLLPGLLRAAPPVSYGRDVRPILSENCFYCHGQDTNHRKADLRLDTAEGQKAEKLIIPGKPSESELVQRILSHDADKMMPPPKSNRKLTDAQKEILQRWIAEGAKFEGHWAFQTPVRPAVPKVASVSNPIDAFIRSKLAAEKISPASEAEKTALIRRLTLDLIGLPPTPEEVDAFLKDTSANAYEKVVDRLLANPHYGERMALPWLDAARYADSNGFQQDGDTFQWVWRDWVVKALNDNMPYDRFSIEQLAGDLLPNATLDQKIASAFNRNHLVNGEGGAIPEEQRFNILFDRVDVTATNWLGLTMACCQCHDHKYDPLTQKDYYSLLAAFNNVSENGAAGYQSSKTRVSPPFIEAPSPEQKAMAASLDKIAGDLRSALTEKQKLWELRAKNDKKLEAILKNPAQAKTHFEEKVEAKLAELVKAAEAEARNYKADEIPKVMIMADDRPRESHILDRGEYLKKKEKVTFAVPATLPPLPKEAPKNRLGLARWLFTPEHPLTARVAVNRMWQTFFGVGLVKTSEDFGVQGDVPLQAELLDWLAVEFRESGWNVKKIHRLIVTSATYKQSSRVSAEVLAKDPENRYLTRFPRVRLPAMILRDLALATSGLLDLRIAGKPVYPYQPDGIWETLAITKERDFTYPNSSGADLYRRSLYTFWRRTISPANMFDASARQVCKVKPSVTNTPLHALTTLNDPTWTEAARALAVKTVKSEANTDGRLAYIYRRVLSRAPTEKEKKILQRMLDEQTAFYKKDEPAAKKLLSVGASPMDPSVDAVTQAAWTNLCLAIFNLDEALTRE
- a CDS encoding ASCH domain-containing protein, which codes for MKALSILQPYAWAIIHGKIKTVENRTWATSYRGRIAIHAGKAATCREDCQPDIWNGGRLLTMPAYPPTWKQLQRDGQLGAIIGFVDLIDCVRFEELPEEYQSDFAQGPYCWLLRNPRAIQSPIPYTGQVRLFNVPDEYLELEQIGKCEK
- a CDS encoding superinfection immunity protein — encoded protein: MPINFPCPYCHSKLVIPDHKSNKMMDCPDCSSAFYVPAIAKIPQGTSRPFPIGLVVAILGLFLGCVFTGVMYYRYHHTKTPAVANTPKPTSAKYDRRSATDKQTDASIASLNESLQPSQDAYDDEILARRIKRLILFPFALAFYFTPSIIAWYRGHANLLALFCLNFFLGIILIGWILSLVWALMDTQRNKPVVHYHFHKTDETVQNGHD
- a CDS encoding DUF1579 family protein, which gives rise to MKKRNLITLALALLFLGVSGARGQEPPKQGPEYDVLKKLVGTWNISMKDGGNESLGTITYKSELNGVWIANDLSVDFGGFKYQGHGMNSYDDQKKKYLTVWFDNMVTLPTTSEGTYDKAKKTLTMTGEGRGMDGKMEKQKSVLEFVDDNTINFTMYSGDGKDPTFSSVYKRKK
- a CDS encoding GDSL-type esterase/lipase family protein, whose protein sequence is MYFIFVVLFSFFCLFQAPRVQSPDKELNKFEKEIVAFEELDKKQPVKTGGILFVGSSTIRKWKLSNNFPDRSDLINRGFGGSEISDSVKYANRIIIPYKPRQIVFYAGDNDLANSKKPETLLEDYRQLVKVIRQSLPDTEILFLCIKPSPSREKLLPFQNQANALIEAEIQKDPKSKFIDFRKAILDRNGMAKPELFEKDLLHLNLDGYMQVAEVLKPYLK